The Canis lupus dingo isolate Sandy chromosome 11, ASM325472v2, whole genome shotgun sequence genome includes a region encoding these proteins:
- the CDC23 gene encoding cell division cycle protein 23 homolog isoform X2: MAASPSVVPVAVTAAVVPVLSSSSDFSNLREIKKQLLLIAGLTRERGLLHSSKWSAELAFSLPALPLAELQPPPPITEEDAQDMDAYTLAKAYFDVKEYDRAAHFLHGCNSKKAYFLYMYSRYLSGEKKKDDETVDSLGPLEKGQVKNEALRELRVELSKKHQARELDGFGLYLYGVVLRKLDLVKEAIDVFVEATHVLPLHWGAWLELCNLITDKEMLKFLSLPDTWMKEFFLAHIYTELQLIEEALQKYQNLIDVGFSKSSYIVSQIAVAYHNIRDIDKALSIFNELRKQDPYRIENMDTFSNLLYVRSMKSELSYLAHNLCEIDKYRVETCCVIGNYYSLRSQHEKAALYFQRALKLNPRYLGAWTLMGHEYMEMKNTSAAIQAYRHAIEVNKRDYRAWYGLGQTYEILKMPFYCLYYYRRAHQLRPNDSRMLVALGECYEKLNQLVEAKKCYWRAYAVGDVEKMALVKLAKLHEQLTESEQAAQCYIKYIQDIYSCGEIVEHLEESTAFRYLAQYYFKCKLWDEASTCAQKCCAFNDSPDFISDPGRREGLAPANPTTSEPRRDSIY, translated from the exons ATGGCTGCGAGTCCGTCTGTAGTCCCTGTGGCTGTGACTGCTGCGGTGGTGCCGGTCTTGTCATCGAGCAGCGATTTCTCAAATTTGCGAGAAATTAAGAAGCAGCTGCTACTCATCGCAGGCCTTACGCGGGAGCGGGGCCTACTGCATAGTAGCAAATG GTCCGCGGAGTTGGCCTTTTCCCTCCCCGCCTTGCCTCTGGCGGAGCTGCAGCCACCGCCGCCTATTACAGAG GAGGATGCCCAGGATATGGATGCTTACACCCTGGCCAAAGCCTACTTTGATGTTAAAGAATATGATCGAGCAGCACATTTCCTGCATGGCTGCAATAGCAAGAAAGCCTATTTCCTATACATGTATTCCAGATATCTG tctggagaaaagaagaaggatGATGAAACAGTTGATAGCCTAG GTCCCCTGGAGAAAGGACAAGTAAAAAATGAGGCACTTAGAGAACTGAGAGTGGAGCTCAGCAAAAAACACCAGGCTCGGGAACTTGATGGATTTGGCCTTTATCT ATATGGTGTGGTGCTTCGAAAACTGGACCTGGTGAAAGAGGCCATTGATGTGTTTGTGGAGGCTACTCATGTTTTGCCTTTGCATTGGGGAGCCTGGCTAGAACTCTGTAACTTGATTACAGACAAAGAGATG CTGAAGTTCCTGTCTTTGCCAGACACCTGGATGAAAGAGTTTTTTCTGGCTCATATATACACAGAGTTGCAGTTGATAGAGGAGGCTCTGCAAAAGTATCAGAATCTCATTGATGTGGGCTTCTCTAAGAGCTCATATATTGTTTCCCAAATTGCAGTTGCCTATCACAATATCAGAG ATATTGACAAAgccctttctatttttaatgagcTGAGGAAACAAGATCCTTACAGGATTGAAAATATGGACACATTCTCCAACCTTCTATATGTCAGG agcATGAAATCTGAGTTGAGTTATCTGGCTCACAACCTCTGTGAGATAGATAAGTATCGTGTAGAGACATGCTGTGTAATTG GGAATTATTATAGTTTACGTTCTCAACATGAAAAAGCAGCCTTATATTTCCAGAGAGCCCTGAAATTGAATCCTCGGTATCTTGGGGCCTGGACACTGATGGGACATGAATACATGGAAATGAAGAACACATCTGCTGCTATTCAGGCTTATCG aCATGCCATTGAGGTCAATAAACGAGACTACAGAGCCTGGTATGGGCTTGGACAGACCTATGAAATCCTTAAGATGCCGTTTTATTGCCTTTATTATTATAGACGGGCACATCAGCTTCG GCCCAATGATTCTCGTATGCTGGTTGCTTTAGGAGAATGTTATGAGAAACTCAATCAACTAGTGGAAGCCAAAAAG TGTTATTGGAGAGCTTACGCCGTgggagatgtggagaaaatggcTCTGGTGAAACTGGCAAA GCTTCATGAACAGTTGACTGAGTCAGAACAAGCTGCCCAGTGTTACATCAAATATATCCAAGATATCTATTCCTGTGGG GAGATAGTGGAGCACCTGGAGGAGAGCACTGCTTTCCGCTATTTGGCCCAGTACTATTTTAAATGCAAGCTGTGGGATGAAGCTTCAACTTGTGCCCAGAAATGTTGTGCATTCAATGAT TCGCCTGACTTTATTTCAGACCCGGGAAGAAGGGAAGGCCTTGCTCCGGCAAATCCTACAACTTCGGAACCAAGGCGAGACTCCATCTACTGA
- the CDC23 gene encoding cell division cycle protein 23 homolog isoform X3, producing the protein MEDAQDMDAYTLAKAYFDVKEYDRAAHFLHGCNSKKAYFLYMYSRYLSGEKKKDDETVDSLGPLEKGQVKNEALRELRVELSKKHQARELDGFGLYLYGVVLRKLDLVKEAIDVFVEATHVLPLHWGAWLELCNLITDKEMLKFLSLPDTWMKEFFLAHIYTELQLIEEALQKYQNLIDVGFSKSSYIVSQIAVAYHNIRDIDKALSIFNELRKQDPYRIENMDTFSNLLYVRSMKSELSYLAHNLCEIDKYRVETCCVIGNYYSLRSQHEKAALYFQRALKLNPRYLGAWTLMGHEYMEMKNTSAAIQAYRHAIEVNKRDYRAWYGLGQTYEILKMPFYCLYYYRRAHQLRPNDSRMLVALGECYEKLNQLVEAKKCYWRAYAVGDVEKMALVKLAKLHEQLTESEQAAQCYIKYIQDIYSCGEIVEHLEESTAFRYLAQYYFKCKLWDEASTCAQKCCAFNDTREEGKALLRQILQLRNQGETPSTEMPAPFFLPASLSANNTPTRRVSPLNLSSVTP; encoded by the exons ATG GAGGATGCCCAGGATATGGATGCTTACACCCTGGCCAAAGCCTACTTTGATGTTAAAGAATATGATCGAGCAGCACATTTCCTGCATGGCTGCAATAGCAAGAAAGCCTATTTCCTATACATGTATTCCAGATATCTG tctggagaaaagaagaaggatGATGAAACAGTTGATAGCCTAG GTCCCCTGGAGAAAGGACAAGTAAAAAATGAGGCACTTAGAGAACTGAGAGTGGAGCTCAGCAAAAAACACCAGGCTCGGGAACTTGATGGATTTGGCCTTTATCT ATATGGTGTGGTGCTTCGAAAACTGGACCTGGTGAAAGAGGCCATTGATGTGTTTGTGGAGGCTACTCATGTTTTGCCTTTGCATTGGGGAGCCTGGCTAGAACTCTGTAACTTGATTACAGACAAAGAGATG CTGAAGTTCCTGTCTTTGCCAGACACCTGGATGAAAGAGTTTTTTCTGGCTCATATATACACAGAGTTGCAGTTGATAGAGGAGGCTCTGCAAAAGTATCAGAATCTCATTGATGTGGGCTTCTCTAAGAGCTCATATATTGTTTCCCAAATTGCAGTTGCCTATCACAATATCAGAG ATATTGACAAAgccctttctatttttaatgagcTGAGGAAACAAGATCCTTACAGGATTGAAAATATGGACACATTCTCCAACCTTCTATATGTCAGG agcATGAAATCTGAGTTGAGTTATCTGGCTCACAACCTCTGTGAGATAGATAAGTATCGTGTAGAGACATGCTGTGTAATTG GGAATTATTATAGTTTACGTTCTCAACATGAAAAAGCAGCCTTATATTTCCAGAGAGCCCTGAAATTGAATCCTCGGTATCTTGGGGCCTGGACACTGATGGGACATGAATACATGGAAATGAAGAACACATCTGCTGCTATTCAGGCTTATCG aCATGCCATTGAGGTCAATAAACGAGACTACAGAGCCTGGTATGGGCTTGGACAGACCTATGAAATCCTTAAGATGCCGTTTTATTGCCTTTATTATTATAGACGGGCACATCAGCTTCG GCCCAATGATTCTCGTATGCTGGTTGCTTTAGGAGAATGTTATGAGAAACTCAATCAACTAGTGGAAGCCAAAAAG TGTTATTGGAGAGCTTACGCCGTgggagatgtggagaaaatggcTCTGGTGAAACTGGCAAA GCTTCATGAACAGTTGACTGAGTCAGAACAAGCTGCCCAGTGTTACATCAAATATATCCAAGATATCTATTCCTGTGGG GAGATAGTGGAGCACCTGGAGGAGAGCACTGCTTTCCGCTATTTGGCCCAGTACTATTTTAAATGCAAGCTGTGGGATGAAGCTTCAACTTGTGCCCAGAAATGTTGTGCATTCAATGAT ACCCGGGAAGAAGGGAAGGCCTTGCTCCGGCAAATCCTACAACTTCGGAACCAAGGCGAGACTCCATCTACTGAGATGCCTGCTCCCtttttcctccctgcttccttATCTGCTAACAATACTCCCACACGCAGAGTTTCTCCACTCAACCTATCTTCAGTCACACCATAG
- the CDC23 gene encoding cell division cycle protein 23 homolog isoform X1: MAASPSVVPVAVTAAVVPVLSSSSDFSNLREIKKQLLLIAGLTRERGLLHSSKWSAELAFSLPALPLAELQPPPPITEEDAQDMDAYTLAKAYFDVKEYDRAAHFLHGCNSKKAYFLYMYSRYLSGEKKKDDETVDSLGPLEKGQVKNEALRELRVELSKKHQARELDGFGLYLYGVVLRKLDLVKEAIDVFVEATHVLPLHWGAWLELCNLITDKEMLKFLSLPDTWMKEFFLAHIYTELQLIEEALQKYQNLIDVGFSKSSYIVSQIAVAYHNIRDIDKALSIFNELRKQDPYRIENMDTFSNLLYVRSMKSELSYLAHNLCEIDKYRVETCCVIGNYYSLRSQHEKAALYFQRALKLNPRYLGAWTLMGHEYMEMKNTSAAIQAYRHAIEVNKRDYRAWYGLGQTYEILKMPFYCLYYYRRAHQLRPNDSRMLVALGECYEKLNQLVEAKKCYWRAYAVGDVEKMALVKLAKLHEQLTESEQAAQCYIKYIQDIYSCGEIVEHLEESTAFRYLAQYYFKCKLWDEASTCAQKCCAFNDTREEGKALLRQILQLRNQGETPSTEMPAPFFLPASLSANNTPTRRVSPLNLSSVTP, from the exons ATGGCTGCGAGTCCGTCTGTAGTCCCTGTGGCTGTGACTGCTGCGGTGGTGCCGGTCTTGTCATCGAGCAGCGATTTCTCAAATTTGCGAGAAATTAAGAAGCAGCTGCTACTCATCGCAGGCCTTACGCGGGAGCGGGGCCTACTGCATAGTAGCAAATG GTCCGCGGAGTTGGCCTTTTCCCTCCCCGCCTTGCCTCTGGCGGAGCTGCAGCCACCGCCGCCTATTACAGAG GAGGATGCCCAGGATATGGATGCTTACACCCTGGCCAAAGCCTACTTTGATGTTAAAGAATATGATCGAGCAGCACATTTCCTGCATGGCTGCAATAGCAAGAAAGCCTATTTCCTATACATGTATTCCAGATATCTG tctggagaaaagaagaaggatGATGAAACAGTTGATAGCCTAG GTCCCCTGGAGAAAGGACAAGTAAAAAATGAGGCACTTAGAGAACTGAGAGTGGAGCTCAGCAAAAAACACCAGGCTCGGGAACTTGATGGATTTGGCCTTTATCT ATATGGTGTGGTGCTTCGAAAACTGGACCTGGTGAAAGAGGCCATTGATGTGTTTGTGGAGGCTACTCATGTTTTGCCTTTGCATTGGGGAGCCTGGCTAGAACTCTGTAACTTGATTACAGACAAAGAGATG CTGAAGTTCCTGTCTTTGCCAGACACCTGGATGAAAGAGTTTTTTCTGGCTCATATATACACAGAGTTGCAGTTGATAGAGGAGGCTCTGCAAAAGTATCAGAATCTCATTGATGTGGGCTTCTCTAAGAGCTCATATATTGTTTCCCAAATTGCAGTTGCCTATCACAATATCAGAG ATATTGACAAAgccctttctatttttaatgagcTGAGGAAACAAGATCCTTACAGGATTGAAAATATGGACACATTCTCCAACCTTCTATATGTCAGG agcATGAAATCTGAGTTGAGTTATCTGGCTCACAACCTCTGTGAGATAGATAAGTATCGTGTAGAGACATGCTGTGTAATTG GGAATTATTATAGTTTACGTTCTCAACATGAAAAAGCAGCCTTATATTTCCAGAGAGCCCTGAAATTGAATCCTCGGTATCTTGGGGCCTGGACACTGATGGGACATGAATACATGGAAATGAAGAACACATCTGCTGCTATTCAGGCTTATCG aCATGCCATTGAGGTCAATAAACGAGACTACAGAGCCTGGTATGGGCTTGGACAGACCTATGAAATCCTTAAGATGCCGTTTTATTGCCTTTATTATTATAGACGGGCACATCAGCTTCG GCCCAATGATTCTCGTATGCTGGTTGCTTTAGGAGAATGTTATGAGAAACTCAATCAACTAGTGGAAGCCAAAAAG TGTTATTGGAGAGCTTACGCCGTgggagatgtggagaaaatggcTCTGGTGAAACTGGCAAA GCTTCATGAACAGTTGACTGAGTCAGAACAAGCTGCCCAGTGTTACATCAAATATATCCAAGATATCTATTCCTGTGGG GAGATAGTGGAGCACCTGGAGGAGAGCACTGCTTTCCGCTATTTGGCCCAGTACTATTTTAAATGCAAGCTGTGGGATGAAGCTTCAACTTGTGCCCAGAAATGTTGTGCATTCAATGAT ACCCGGGAAGAAGGGAAGGCCTTGCTCCGGCAAATCCTACAACTTCGGAACCAAGGCGAGACTCCATCTACTGAGATGCCTGCTCCCtttttcctccctgcttccttATCTGCTAACAATACTCCCACACGCAGAGTTTCTCCACTCAACCTATCTTCAGTCACACCATAG